Proteins from one Mixophyes fleayi isolate aMixFle1 chromosome 9, aMixFle1.hap1, whole genome shotgun sequence genomic window:
- the LOC142102248 gene encoding cytochrome P450 2C23-like, translating into MEMAGIGTLLLIFTITVLVTLWMRKRRKLGTPPGPYPLPLLGNILQIDFKNIVNEFVQLGSRYGPVSMVHLGQNPVVVLNGYDVVKEAFVDNGEVFNDRGKLAIAEMAFKGYGVIFSNGERWKQMRRFSLSTLRNFGMGKKSLEARVLEEAKCLAEEFQKRRGVPFDPTFLLSLAVSNVICSIVFGERFDYEDKEFLSKLELMQESFRIVTSPWAQIFGLAPNLLMHIPGTHHKVFKNFDNLKEYVMEKVKLHQSTLDENCPRDLIDCFLIKMEQEKDNPTTEFNYDNLFVTVLNLFFAGTETTSTTLRYALLILLKYPDMKKKIHDEIDKVIGQSRCPTLEDRLKMPYTDAVIHEIQRFADIVPLGLPHSTNQDTKLRGYHIPKGTTVFPMLTTILKNEKYFKDPLKFDPGHFLDDQGNLKKNEAFIPFSIGKRVCIGEGLTRMELFLFLTSILQMFDLKCNMEPEDIDISPVPNRGSNVPRPYMLYVNQH; encoded by the exons ATGGAGATGGCTGGGATTGGGACCTTACTTCTGATTTTTACCATAACCGTCTTGGTGACTCTTTGGatgagaaagagaagaaaacttGGGACCCCTCCTGGTCCATATCCCCTCCCTCTCCTGGGGAACATCCTGCAGATTGATTTCAAGAACATAGTGAATGAGTTTGTGCAG CTCGGATCCCGGTATGGCCCTGTTTCCATGGTGCATCTGGGACAGAATCCGGTGGTGGTATTAAATGGGTATGACGTGGTGAAAGAGGCTTTTGTAGACAATGGAGAGGTGTTCAATGATCGTGGGAAACTGGCTATTGCAGAGATGGCTTTCAAGGGATATG GTGTTATATTCAGTAATGGGGAACGATGGAAGCAGATGAGACGGTTCTCCCTCAGTACCTTAAGGAATTTTGGAATGGGGAAAAAAAGTTTGGAGGCTCGAGTTCTAGAGGAGGCCAAGTGTCTGGCAGAGGAATTCCAGAAGAGAAGAG GGGTCCCATTTGATCCCACCTTCCTCCTAAGCCTGGCGGTCTCCAATGTTATCTGTTCTATTGTCTTTGGTGAACGTTTTGACTATGAAGATAAGGAATTTCTCTCCAAGTTGGAACTCATGCAAGAGTCTTTCCGAATTGTGACCTCACCTTGGGCTCAG ATCTTTGGTCTGGCACCCAACCTCCTAATGCATATCCCTGGTACTCACCACAAGGTGTTCAAGAATTTTGACAATCTGAAAGAGTATGTGATGGAAAAGGTCAAATTACATCAAAGCACATTAGATGAAAACTGTCCCAGAGATTTAATCGATTGCTTCCTCATAAAGATGGAGCAG GAGAAAGACAACCCTACCACAGAATTTAATTATGATAATTTGTTTGTTACCGTATTGAATCTGTTTTTTGCTGGGACAGAGACCACTAGCACCACACTGAGATATGCATTACTCATCCTGCTAAAATATCCTGACATGAAAA AAAAGATCCATGATGAAATTGACAAGGTGATTGGCCAGAGTCGCTGTCCAACACTTGAGGATAGGCTCAAAATGCCATACACGGATGCAGTGATTCATGAAATCCAGAGATTTGCAGATATTGTACCTCTTGGGCTCCCACACTCAACCAACCAGGATACAAAGCTGAGAGGCTATCACATTCCAAAG GGCACAACAGTGTTCCCCATGTTGACCACCATCCTGAAGAATGAAAAATATTTCAAAGATCCACTGAAATTTGATCCAGGACATTTCTTAGATGATCAGGGCAATCTGAAGAAAAATGAAGCTTTTATACCCTTCTCTATAG GTAAGAGAGTCTGCATTGGAGAGGGTCTTACACGCATGGAGCTTTTTCTGTTCCTCACATCTATTTTACAGATGTTTGACCTGAAATGCAACATGGAACCTGAAGATATTGACATCTCTCCCGTCCCCAACAGAGGCAGCAATGTTCCTCGACCATATATGCTTTATGTGAACCAACACTAA